The DNA window TCAAGAGAAGCTTTCAACCCATCTCAGACCATGGCATCGTTCTTTTCAGTTCTGGGTTCGAGCTACCAATATCTATACCGGTTACAAGGTCTCTTCCTTTTCTCTCTTGCATGTTGGTTCATCGGTTTCATcgatatatgtatttttatttatgggTTTTGCATTTCTGCATCTGGGTGATTGGGGAATTAGGCGTTTCAGCTTCGAGTGAGTTTTGTGAAGGATGTGAAAAGGCAAGAGTTAATGTGGGAGAGGCAACATGAACTTGCTGCTGATAAGATATATGATTTGTGTTATGATCTTGGTGGGTTCTTTCTCAAGGTATGAATAGTCATCTGTCTGTATTCCTTTATGGGGTTTGAGATTCAATTTATTGTAGTGATTGTGATTGGGTTTTAGATTGCGCAAATTGTTGGAAAGCCTGACTTAGCTCCGGCTGCATGGGTTAGAAAGCTAGTCACGCTGTGTGATCAAGCTCCAGCAACTGCTCCTGAAATCGTTCGAGTTATGATTGAAAAGGAGTTAGGTCGAAGTGTTGATGAATTGTTTGAAAGGTTTGATGATATCCCTCTTGGTTCTGCCTCAATTGCACAGGTCTGCCATTAAAACACGAGTTTTTGTTCTATATTGATCATTCATACCCTTAGGAATCTGtgttttctttagtaaatttgtAGTTCGAATGAGAAATCGCCAAATTTGTAGGTGCACCGAGCAAGACTTAGAGGTGATAAACAAGATATAGTTGTTAAGGTAAGACATCTgtctgaaatttttgaaaatttttgttGATTTGTTAAGTGAATCGACATCTATGATAATACAGGTGCAGCATCCCGGAATTCAGGATATCATGATGACAGACATACGCAATCTGCAAGCTTTCGCGCTATATATGCAGAAGACAGATATCAAATTTGATCTCTTTTCTGTAACAAAGGAAATGGAAACACAGgtgttatttttttactttatatacttaaatctgttttttttttctgaatcaTAATGTGTTCTTTTCATTCCCACTTGTTCAAGATTGGgtatgaatttgatttcaataGGGAAGCTGATGCTATGCAAAAAATAAAAGCTTTTCTGCATCGGAACAACAAGAGAACTCCTGTTTTCGTGCCCCGAGTATTGCCAGACCTTGTCACAAGGTAGTATCGGCTagctttttcttaaatttttatataccTATTGACATTTTCTTGATAGGAGGGTTTTAGTAATGGAATATATCGATGGCATACCAATATTGAAGCTTGGAGATGAGATGGCTAGAAGAGGAATAGATCCCAAAGGCAAACTCGCGACAGCAGCAAAACAGTACACtttttttattgggttttcGATCACTTTCTGATTGgtgaaatcatttaaaaaaattaattgtgtgTAATTATGTATGCAGGAACATTCTTGAAAGTTTGACACTTGTATATGGGCAAATGATTCTGAAGAGTGGTTTCTTCCATGCAGATCCTCATCCTGGAAATATTCTAATCTGTAAAGGCTCCCAGGCAAGTTAGTTCAACAAAAAAACGTACTCAAACCtagtttttttctaatttttgctTTGTTTTCAGGTGGCTTTGCTAGATTATGGACAAGTGAAAGACCTTCCAGAAAATTTAAGACTTGGATATGCTAATCTTGTTCTTGCTTTGGCTGATAATGATCAGATAAAGGCTTCAGACAGTTTCAGGTTAAGTCTAATAAGCCAATTCTGGGAAACAAATTTTCGTCAATTAAGTGTTTGTTGTCTTAAGCATAAACGTTtggttttcattttatttaggGAACTTGGAATAGGTACATTAACAATGTGTGAAGATGAACAAAAGGAGTTGTTTAAATTGGCGCAAACAATGTTCGATACCAAGCTACCTCCTGGAGTTACGATGTTGCAGCCCTTCGCCGAAGGATCTTCCATTAAAAAAATCGGAGTTAAGGTCCGTATGTTTCTGAATCTGTGTCTAACTTATATGACAACagaaaaagtgtttccaaataggtCATTTGTAGTTTAGGGTTCAATCCCCACTAAGAAAGCCCTATGTTCATGTTAGCATTCTCTAGAGAATAAActcgttttttttttctatagaaAGACAACAAAAACTATCGAAACTACGATTTCAAACAAAAGGTTGAACACAACTTGAAagcataatttcttttttcttctcacATGATCAATATTCTTCGGATTTAGAACACTATCAATGCAtaagaaacattaatttttatgcaacattaatttaatttattattattggaaTGGGTGCAGGCTTTTCCGGAGGAATTGTTCTCAGTTCTTCGGACAGTACATTTGTTGAGAGGACTTAGTGTTGGTATGGGATTGAACTATTCGTGTGCAGAACAATGGAGGCCGATTGCAGAAGAAGCTCTATATCTTGCCGGTAGACTAAATGGTAAAGATTCTAAAGAGTAAAGACAGTATTTAAACAacgtttttttttgtgtttgatCATGGGTGGTATTGTTGTTTCAGGGAAGGATTTAAAGTCTAGAACGATTAGACGAGGTTTGATTAAAAGAACCATTGGGAGATTGGTTGGGTTTCAGTAGAAATGCGCCAAAATGATCCCAGCCTTGTTGTTAGAGGGAAATGATGCGTTAAAAGACACACACAACACACACACAATCGAGCTTTTTTGTGGCTGAAAAAGTGTCGTTCTTCCGACATTGTTAACTGCCCACAAAATGGGAATTGACTGTTCCTAAGAGTTTTTCTTCTTTGTTGTTTTCATATGAAGTTTTTGGTTGGGTTAGCAAAGGAAACATGTTACTTGTTATCTATTTCAGTTAAATTTACAGAAAatgttaacaaatttatttgtatttttttttcaagcatCTCATTGTGTatgttattttttcatttagatCTTGAAACTGTTCTTAAAATTGGTCTAATAATGGTAGCTCAGTAAgataaatcaaaatcatattattaaaaaaatttggaaTTAGTCGTACTCAAAATAGAAATGGAATCcaactctaaaaaaaatattaaaaattcatattattataaaaaaaaataattcatcttttttatataaataaatatgttgttCCAAATATTATTACTATTCACACTTAAAATACATCGTATCAAGTTGAAAATGTAGTTAATGATAACAGGTAAAAGTTTGggacaaattttattttttatttaacttgtatattaggatgaaattaaataattttgtatttaaattaacaaaaataatatattttaattggttaaattaaatatttttgtccTACAAAAATTGGGTCAACTCtggtataaatttttttatttttgattttaggAGACTCAGGCGAGGGTTAAGTACTTCCTAACTCACCTCACTTGGACGGGTCAGGCTaactttaaacataaaaatataaataaatttatatatattatatatataatgatgcttaatttttaaaatgtccgaattgacgggtcaagagttgtggttaattttaatatatatatgagagtaaatgaatacgtGGGTCGGACTGTGAGTTGATCCGCCCAtgaacttaaaacagttaaaaatactatatggataatatatgttttgaactcgcaatttaacaaaaaaaaaaaaaaagtataaccTTTAAcaattaggctaataaaattttatattttgaattcaacatcaaatttgatgaacgtggaacattttaataatataagtttaattttttaactaactaatatatatataatgatactaaaattttaaaatgttcgaaTTGACGGATTAAGAGTtgtgttaatttatatatatatatatgaaaggaaattaaaaatactatcacATTTGCATCACGTttgcaatataattttttttctcagttttatattattacacgTTACTCTTGCATGGTGTATAACTGTATATgctaatttatattaataatgttatatattcgTGTTTATGAGTCTCGTGACATTATGAATAATTATGAATAGATATTTCTTCCAATCAATCAAAAAAATAGAGCATTTCAGATCAGAATTCATAGACCGATTATTCCAATtgctaattttttaattagtaaataaaatgggtccaataaataaaaaataataatgtagaggattaaaagtatatatatttatttttcaaagaaagtgattaaaataaaaaaatacaaataataaactAGTGAGGAGTCTGAGGCCCATTAGAGGCCCAAACTTTACTAAGTccatcttaaaaatattttaagatttggCTCCTTTTTCTACTTAGCTTCCCGCGCAATCCATCTCCATTTTCATGTCTCGAAGGAgagagagaggaagaagaagaagatgctggGAAGGGTGAGACCATCTTCGTTCACACTGGAGTGTTTGGAGCTGGAAAGAGCACCATCAAAGTCAGTCAAAGACGATTCTCTCTCCGTCTACGGTAAACAGATCTACCTTTTGTTTTCTCTTCCGCGCTCTCAACACAAGTTGTTCGACTAGATTCATATATTTCTTCATGATCTTGTAGACATATAGATTCAGAAACGATGTTTTGTTAGCTCGTTCTGTTTTGTCATCTATGATGCTTAAAATGTGTGTTTAACTGACTTTAGGATTCAATTCATCGTGTTTAGATAATTCGCCTATTGACTCATCTTCTATTTCAGATCGATTGATTTATCATCTAAATTCTCAATAAGGAATTGTGTATGATGCTTAACATGTTCTTTAACTGACCATAGATGTCCAATTCTTCGTGGTTAGATAATTCGTGTATTGACTCATCTTCTATTTCAGATGGATTGATTTATCATCTAAATTCTCAATAAGGAATCATCTATGACGCTTAACATGTTCTTTAGCTGACTTTAGGGGTTGCAATTCTTTGTGGTTAGATAATTCGCCTATTGACTCATCTTCTATTTCAGATTGATTGATTTATCATCTTATTCTCAATAAGTAATCAATTCTATGATGTTTAACATGTTCTTTGACTGACCGTAAGAGTGCAATTCTTCATGGTTAGATAATTCGTGTATTGACTCAgtcttttctttcaaattggaTAAATTACTGGAATAGATGTTCATCAATGAATGAATATCCGCTGCAagtctttattttaaaacttgCTTCAAAAGtactttatttttgaaagacAGTGGGTAGCTTTTGATGTAGGTTTGGGTAGAAATCATAATTCATAGCATAAGACTTGTTTAGATTATTACAAggtatctattagactgaatTGGAAACCTTTAATAAGTATGCCTTCTATAGAAGCCATCACCAAATCTATTTCATTCCATGTTTTCACCACAAGTTGTagatatttatttcatttaatgtTCTAGATTTGATGAATCATATTCATCACCATACATGAATAACCAAGGGTTTGTTTAAGAAAATGTGTATTATTTGTGTCAAATGATCAAATATCTTCACTATTTCAATGCTTTAATGTTTTGATAGAAGAAGTAATCAATGATGGGATGctggtttatttgaatttatccAAAACAAGGCTCAATTGAATTTACAACCAAATTTTCTTTGTCTTGAATTGCTATAGTTGTCATCACTTCCATCAATATGCGAATAACTGTCTTTAGGATAGACACATCATTTCATTTGCAATATGCGCATGAATTCGAATTGTTTCCATCCATCTTGTTCATTATATAACGTGTTTTCTTCTCGCATATATCAGAAGCAACAATTCTGAAACTCAGGCAAGGCTCTAAACGGGATCTAGCTTCAACATCTGATCATGTGACAGACGAAACTAATGATGACAGTTCCATACCTGCAAACATGTTATCGAGTTCCATTACATCAATGGAAATAGTAACATCTGATATAAGTACATCATGTTTGACTAATTCGAACTCTGGCATCTCAAATGAGAACAACAAGAAGACATCTATTGCTTACATGTTTGCCAGATACAATAAGAGTTGTCAACAATCTCGGAGCGTGGTGGTCGTTGAGGATTTAATGATGGTCGAGAGTAGCTGTTCGTCTGGCAGCAGCTGTTCGAGTCCAGATGATACATTAGCGTTTGATTCATGTCCACAACCCGAAAAGAAGTAAGATTTGTGTTGATTGATTTACTTCCTCATTTCGAAATCATAAAGAAAGTATGTACCCTCATCACTTTGCCTTTGTTTAAGTGATGACtgtttgttttatgaatttgaaaatgcCATGGTTTTTCTTGGTTTCAGCAATTCCGACCTCATTGGAAAACGTGAAACtgaaaaattgtttttttcctATTCGTAAACAATTTTTGTTTCTCGATCTTCATCTAAACTCTGATGTAAACGAGGATATACATAATTGTAAGCATCTCATTTCGACGTGGATTCTAATTGaacttttttaatttcttttgtaaaaatacttttttctttcaattatcTAATTTTAATGTGAATACAGAATAAATTACATTAAGATATATAACTTAGTTTTCAAAAGCTAacattaatattgaaatttagATCCATAAAGTGTTTCTAATgggtttattattttttatatcatgatttatgatttaaattagaGTTAAATGCTAAATATTTCCTGAAAGTTTGGATATTAGATTACTTGGTCTCTGAACCAAAATAATAGAACCCGTTAGTACCTGCTGTCCAAAACTGTTAGTCTAATGACTATTTTGTCCttacctttttttaaattaaaaacaaattaaattaaattaaaacctaacctaaatctaatataacataaatttacaGTCGAAGAGATCTCCTGTCGAAGCCAGTCGAACCTCTTCTCCCAAATCGGAATTTGAAGACGAATTCACAGTGCAAGCGATTGACGACGACCTGGGCGACCTCGACTGGGCAACTAAGGCAAACGAACGAGCGACTAAGGTGAGCGACGAAATCCACAGTGGTGCAGGCGGCGAGCGAATGAACACATGGACGAAATCGAACAAATAACGATGTGTTTTATCCCCAAGCAGTTAAATTCTTAGAGTTTACCCAGACGTTTACGATTGAGTTGCAGTGGAAAGAACGGAAAACGGTGGTATATGATGTCGATGGAGATTAAGTTAGCTTACTGGATTTGCACAACCGGGCTTATCAGCGATTATTAGTAAGTTCTTCAACACTTATTCGGTTTATGTAAGTGGgttgaaaatatatagtgaCTGTGACCTACTAGATATACTATTCAATGCTGAAAGGGAAGAATTTCTGAAAATATTGGTAGAGGAAGAAGTGTTAGTTCCTCTATGTTACATTTCATTTGTTGACATTGAGGCCAATGAACAAACTGATGGTGATGCTGTTCAGGATGATGCAAATGTGGGGCTGGATGAGGCTGTTGGGCAAGTGGATGTTGGACTGGATGAGGATATTGGGCTGAAAGATGGTGTTGGGCTAGAAGATGTTGTTGGGCTAGAAGGTGGTGTTTGGAGGGACTTTGCTAGCTGCAGTTGCACTTGATGGGAACAACAACATGTTTCCTCTTGCTTGGGCTATTGTGGATGTTGAAAATTGGATCAATTGGGGTTGGTTCTTAGAGTTACTCCACGAAACCATTGCTTTGGACCAGAGGTGCAAACCATTGATAATTATGTCAGACGGTCAAAAGGTAAGGACTTAAGGctctaacatattttatttagacCTGTCAATAATGTTTAATTCATCTTTCTGATATGTTAGGGCCTCGGTAATATGGTTGAGAAAGTTTTTCCCCAAGCTAACCACAAGAGATGTTGCAGGCATATATCAGCTAATTTGGCAACTTTATTTCTTGGAAAGCATCTTAAAAATCTGTTTTGGACAACAGCACGTGCGACAACAAGAACAGACTTCAACAAGGCAATGACTAATATCAAATTGCTGAGGATTGAGAAGAAAAAGGTGGGAGGGGTTATGATGGGACCAGATGAATGGCTATTGAGGACGCCACCTACCAAATGGTCTAGGTAAACTGTTAATTTAGGCTGTCAATTTGGTGTGAATGGATCTTGACTTGCTTGTCTACCTTTCGTGCAGATATACATTTGGTCATCATGCTAAATCAATGGAGCTTACCAATAATGTCTGCGAGGTTTTTAACAACTGAATTTTGAAGATCAGGGACCGGCCCATCATTGATATCCTTGACATGATAAGGCATAAACTAATGGTTAAGTGGGAGACAATGTATCAGAAGGCTCTATCCAATGAAAGGAGAGAGTCCCCCAACAATTCAGAAAAAAATCACAGCATGTACCTCATTGTGTAGAAGATGCACCTTCCTGGAAGAGAGCAACACTACGAGGTTGTAGAAATGAGAAGGAGGCAACTTAGGGGAGTTAACTTGCTCATGTAATCATTGGCATGTACCTCATTCTCATTCGTCCATGTGTTCATGTAAGAGAAGGGCTGGCAACATACCTCCTTCTAAGTTGACAACATACCTCAAAGTAGCCTTAAATTCTTCTTGCCCATCAAACATGTGTCTAACTTCAAATTCAATTTCCTCATCACCATTGACATGAAAAGGAACTCCATTCATATCAGTCATTTTTCTCTTCTTTGGCAATTCAATCGGATCTTTCTCCTGCATTGATGACTCAATCACACTACTGATATCAGACCACTTGTCATCCTCCTCATCTAGATCTTCTTCTACATCTTCCTCCCCGAAGATGTAATCATCATCCTCACTATCAGTGACAGCCCCTTCTTCCAGCCCAACATCACCACTATTAGTTTCCTcacaatcatcatcatcctcactATCAGTTTTCTCACTAATAGCCTCTTCTATCCTAACACCACCCTGCAGCCTAACAACATCTTCTAGCCCAACACCATCTTTCAGCCCAATATCCTCATCCAGTTCAACATCCACCTGCCCAACAGCCTCATCCAACCCCACATTTGCATCATCCTGAACAACATCACCATCAGTTTGTTCATTGACCTCAATGTCAACACATGAAATGTAACATAAAAGAACTAACACTTTTTCCTCTACCAATATTTTCAGAAATTCTTCCCTCTCAGCAATGAATAATATATCTAGTAGGTCACAGTCATTATTTTCAACCCACTTACATAAACCGAATAAGTGTTGAAGAACTTACTAATAATCGCTGATAAGCCCAATTGTGCAAATCCAGTAAATTAACTTTATCTCCATCGACATTATATACCACCGTCTTTCGTTCTTTCCATTGCAAGTCAATCGTAAACGTCTGGGTAAACTCTAAGAACTTTACTGACTTGGGGGTAAAACACGTCGTTATTTGTTCGATTTCGTCCATGTGTTCATTTGCTCGCCGCCTGCACCACTATGGATTCCGTCGCTCACCTCAGTCGCTCGTTCGCTTGCCTCAATCGCCCAGTCGAGGTCGCCCAGGTCGTCGTCAATCGCTTGTAGTGTGGATTCGTCTTCAAATCCCGATTTGGGAGAAGGGGTTCGACTGGCTTCGACGGGAGATCTCTTTAACTGtggatttaggttagattggatTTAGGTTaggttttaatttgtttttaatttaaaaaaaagtaagggCAAAATGATCATTATTTAATAGTCAAAAGGTTTTTGACTAACCGTTTTAGACGGCAGGGACTAACGAGTTCTATTATTTTGGTTCAGGGATCAAGTAGTCTAATATCCAAACCTTCATGGACTATTCaacatttaactttttaaattataatgtgatttttgtttcttaaataagtttttatttataatatttttttaaatatacttcttaatttatattttcaattaaccctttattaatattattatattcataatttaccagataataaataaaatgaaataaattttaaattttaaatttatttaatatatataatataattttattcaaatttataattttattattaataaaatgatatttataattaatattagataaaaataaatattgttattattaattattactattttgctattcaatcataataatatttaaagtaattaaaataaatatatatcctaacaaataatataacataattaacttttatatattaatttaaaatgcaatattaagaaaattagaTTATGACTTTTTagtaacaataatttttttaaatatcagaTAAcagaaaatatcattttcaataattattttaaggataaaatatgtttttaacttatattgcaTTATTGCATActaaacaaacaattatttattatattctaaaTCAAACAACAATAATTGATggatcttaaaaaaaaaaatctccaaatGGGTCCAAGAgtataatttgtaataaaacacatatattaattataaaatatgaccgttgataGGGCATCTTAAGAAATGAACAAGTTATCTGACAGAAAATAAtcattgtttattttgtttaattaaggATTGAAAAGCCATCATTAATCAATGACATGTTGATTGAccattatatcatttttatttttgtaagaataattattaatatttatgtcaataatctcttctttttttctctatatatatatatagtctttgGCAATAATAACACAAAGAAGTAGAAGtatttattatgaatatgaAGATTGACATAATCTCTAAAGAGTTAATCAAACCTAACTCTCCCACACCATCTTCCTTAAGAACCCTAAATCTTAGTTTCTTGGATCTTCTTAATCCTCCCATTTTTTActctcttcttctcttctaCTCCTCTTTTGATCCCCATCCATCTAATAATCTCACAAAACTCTTAAAAACTTCTCTATCAAATACTCTCAATTTCTTTTACCCGCTCGCAGGTAGATTGAAAGTCGGCGAATCCTCTATTGATTGTCACGATCAAGGCGTGAATTATGTCGAGACGCGGGTCCACGGTTACATCTCTGACTTAACCGGAGACCCACGCCCTGATATACTTAAAAAGTTAGTCGTAAAAAATGAGAATTCCAACTATGAAGAACTATTATCAATTCAAGTCAACTTATTCGAATGCGGCGGTTTAGCTATTGGAGTTAGCTTATCTCACATAGTAGGTGATGCGGATTCCCTATGCTCCTTTGTTAGAGGATGGGCGACCGGCTTTGTTCTGCCAAGATTCATCTCGGCCGAACTCTTCCCACCGAGGAAGGCCAACCGAATTGTCATCCCACGAACTATACCTTCTAATGAAAGTGACAGAATTGTCACTAGAAATTTCGTCTTTGATGCTTCCTCGATTGCGAAACTTAAAGCTTTGGTGGGATTGGAATATATGACAACCGTGGAGGCCTTAACCGGTCTTGTTTGGAAATGTGCGGCTCGTGAGTCGGGGAAGTTGGTGGCATTCCATGCGGTTAACATAAGACGGAGGATGGTCCCAAGGGCACCTGAGGATGTCTTCGGAAACATGTTGTTGATGGCTTTTATGGTTTACGATGAGAAAGCAAGTTTGCGTGAGACGGTGGCGGTGGTGAAGGAGGCGATTGGGAAGATTGACAGGGAGTATATTGGGGCGCGATTAGGGAAGGACGGTTTGGAAGTGAATTTGAAGAGTGCGGGGAGGATTGGAGAGATTGTGTCGAACAAAGATGTGAGAGTTTTAAGGTTTAGTAGTTGGTGCAAGTTTCCTCTATACGAGGTTGATTTTGGGTGGGGAAAACCTATTTGGGCGAGCCCGGTAGGGTTGAATGTTAAAGATTCAATCTTTCTATTGGATTCGAAGTCTAAAGGGGGAGTGGAGGTTTGGGTGAATATGGAGAAGGAAGATATGGATTTGTTTGTGCGCAATCTTTTAATGTTTTCGTTGTTATCTTGAAATTTATTTACTCTTTTAGTCTTTTCCGAGCTCAATTGAATGTTATTATTGTCGTATTTTTCAAGTGCACTTGGATTTGAATCTGACTAAGTTTTTATGGTTTTCAAAGTTTGTAAGACGACGATATACAAATCTAAACTCAAAACCATAAAtctaattaaatgttttttaaaatttgtcattatttctttcaaaattagtttgaattttgatattaCAATTATAGGTTCAATTCTTAAAAGTTATTACTATATTAAAGTTAACTCTTTagaatcaaattatattttaaaattaaaaaatgtatattgtaaaaaaattctaaaatatttttgaaataggaTTAGAGAGAGAGGGACTTGTGAAATATAAAATTGGCATGTTTGTTTGCTAATGATTGGCATAAACCATCTCAACAAGTGGAATCAATTCTATGAATAAGACCGCCAATAAAATGCTTGTAagtgatatttatatattaattaaaatattgtttttattttgattatttaggtgtcaaattatttaattaataatgttcatGTCACCTTGTCAAGCTTGACATATACTAAATTTTGTGTTACACAAACTATAGTAATACAATCttataacatttaaaagaaaaatcaaaatggAAATAAAGTTTAAACTTGGGTTTGTTTTCTCTTATTctatttttcatcaaaaataaaaaattcgccctaaatttataacaatataaaaattatttatgtatttttaataaaaaattattgtaacaaaaaatttttaactaaagaAGTAGCTCAAAACAGCAATATGGGACTTATAAAATGAATCATGGTTATGAAAGATATgctaaataactcaaaatagaaattatgtatataatataaaaataataagtaaaaatgaaaaatatacattttaaacaCATTctacaaataaacataaattcattacaacaaaaaaaatagaattgtGAATAATTGAActtatctataaaatataacCTTTTTCTTTTAGTC is part of the Impatiens glandulifera chromosome 1, dImpGla2.1, whole genome shotgun sequence genome and encodes:
- the LOC124920418 gene encoding aarF domain-containing protein kinase 1, with translation MSPLDFQEFQEKLSTHLRPWHRSFQFWVRATNIYTGYKAFQLRVSFVKDVKRQELMWERQHELAADKIYDLCYDLGGFFLKIAQIVGKPDLAPAAWVRKLVTLCDQAPATAPEIVRVMIEKELGRSVDELFERFDDIPLGSASIAQVHRARLRGDKQDIVVKVQHPGIQDIMMTDIRNLQAFALYMQKTDIKFDLFSVTKEMETQIGYEFDFNREADAMQKIKAFLHRNNKRTPVFVPRVLPDLVTRRVLVMEYIDGIPILKLGDEMARRGIDPKGKLATAAKQNILESLTLVYGQMILKSGFFHADPHPGNILICKGSQVALLDYGQVKDLPENLRLGYANLVLALADNDQIKASDSFRELGIGTLTMCEDEQKELFKLAQTMFDTKLPPGVTMLQPFAEGSSIKKIGVKAFPEELFSVLRTVHLLRGLSVGMGLNYSCAEQWRPIAEEALYLAGRLNGKDLKSRTIRRGLIKRTIGRLVGFQ
- the LOC124918410 gene encoding uncharacterized protein LOC124918410; translated protein: MLGRVRPSSFTLECLELERAPSKSVKDDSLSVYEATILKLRQGSKRDLASTSDHVTDETNDDSSIPANMLSSSITSMEIVTSDISTSCLTNSNSGISNENNKKTSIAYMFARYNKSCQQSRSVVVVEDLMMVESSCSSGSSCSSPDDTLAFDSCPQPEKK
- the LOC124920419 gene encoding stemmadenine O-acetyltransferase-like: MNMKIDIISKELIKPNSPTPSSLRTLNLSFLDLLNPPIFYSLLLFYSSFDPHPSNNLTKLLKTSLSNTLNFFYPLAGRLKVGESSIDCHDQGVNYVETRVHGYISDLTGDPRPDILKKLVVKNENSNYEELLSIQVNLFECGGLAIGVSLSHIVGDADSLCSFVRGWATGFVLPRFISAELFPPRKANRIVIPRTIPSNESDRIVTRNFVFDASSIAKLKALVGLEYMTTVEALTGLVWKCAARESGKLVAFHAVNIRRRMVPRAPEDVFGNMLLMAFMVYDEKASLRETVAVVKEAIGKIDREYIGARLGKDGLEVNLKSAGRIGEIVSNKDVRVLRFSSWCKFPLYEVDFGWGKPIWASPVGLNVKDSIFLLDSKSKGGVEVWVNMEKEDMDLFVRNLLMFSLLS